The sequence GCTTCTTCTTTTTTACCTTGCTCAGCATAGGCATCAGCCAGCAGGCTTTTTGCCCGGGCATTTACCTGTACTGCAGGAGTTGAAAAATCTTTCAGGTATTTTTCTGCATTCTTGTAATCACCCAGACGGAGATAACTGGCACCAGCATAAAACTTAGCAAGGTTAGCTGCTGGTGTACCACTGTATTTATCCATGATCTTGATAAAACCCGGATTTGTGGCATCACCATTCAAAGCTAATTGCAATGAATCTAAACGAAAATAATTTTCAGCCCTGAAAATCGCTTCGTTTGATTTTTCCATTTTAGGTCCGGAAATAAAATACTTATATGCCGCAAAACCTCCAGCCAGCACAACTACTGCACCTAAGGCTATTGCGATATTCTTACTATTCTTTTGCCAGAATCCGGTAACCCGATCTACGATTTCAACTTCCGGAACGCTTTCAACAGGGGTTTGCTTATGATCAGCCATAATA comes from Flavihumibacter fluvii and encodes:
- a CDS encoding tetratricopeptide repeat protein, producing the protein MADHKQTPVESVPEVEIVDRVTGFWQKNSKNIAIALGAVVVLAGGFAAYKYFISGPKMEKSNEAIFRAENYFRLDSLQLALNGDATNPGFIKIMDKYSGTPAANLAKFYAGASYLRLGDYKNAEKYLKDFSTPAVQVNARAKSLLADAYAEQGKKEEAAKLYREAAGLFDKDEFNSSEYLFRAGYLYESLGKNSEAIEAYKIIKEKYPRSERGFEVDKYLARLGETQ